A genomic region of Lytechinus pictus isolate F3 Inbred chromosome 2, Lp3.0, whole genome shotgun sequence contains the following coding sequences:
- the LOC129275838 gene encoding G-protein coupled receptor moody-like codes for MQQDLSKQHHLDIITLQTQNATYPSVEGNFIMHEVTSMTNITPRMSTVGGDSLVTNTPTHPSAYPNQTHTIIIATLFILVGTIGMIGNCLVLIAVLLSKKLQTATNAFVVNLSISDFLTCFVLPFHASGLFSDSGWLLSDGMCNFVAVLTITTPTVSVLTLGMIAVNRYTLITKTKKTYQQIYRLPVIAALVSTTWLLPILTIVIPQLTNLGNLGFDYFYKICKWDVDLSKIPIFQTISSVTFLASTGVIIFCYMSIYLYVRKHITEMKAKRKSQVISLQSISIEENNAAPQNRRQRSPTKSNINGTPSLRQVKITKNLCYVVIIFFVCVVPYSVLLLFRVRHLAVAYFAVVFTLSSNINPILYSAKHPDFRSVFVAMLHCKYLDVVSPSGCLRTLIERTEATPNNKSSSES; via the exons ATGCAGCAAGATCTTTCTAAACAACACCATTTGGATATTATCACCCTGCAGACACAAAATGCAA CCTACCCATCTGTGGAAGGAAACTTCATTATGCACGAGGTAACGAGCATGACGAACATCACTCCAAGAATGTCAACAGTAGGAGGAGACAGTCTGGTAACCAATACTCCAACTCATCCATCAGCTTATCCTAACCAAACACACACTATCATCATAGCAACTCTCTTCATCCTTGTTGGCACCATTGGTATGATTGGCAACTGCCTGGTTCTCATTGCTGTGCTGCTCTCAAAGAAGCTACAAACGGCCACCAACGCTTTTGTTGTTAACCTCAGCATCTCTGACTTTCTAACCTGCTTTGTACTGCCGTTTCATGCTTCAGGGCTTTTCAGTGACAGTGGATGGCTACTCTCCGATGGGATGTGTAACTTTGTTGCCGTACTGACCATCACCACACCAACGGTCAGTGTATTAACACTTGGAATGATTGCAGTGAATCGTTATACCTtgataacaaaaacaaagaaaacgtACCAACAGATCTACCGACTGCCTGTCATAGCAGCTCTTGTCTCAACCACATGGTTACTTCCAATATTAACGATAGTTATTCCTCAGTTGACAAACCTTGGAAACTTGGGATTTGACTACTTTTATAAAATCTGTAAATGGGATGTAGATCTATCCAAGATACCTATCTTTCAGACAATATCGTCGGTCACATTCCTGGCATCGACAGGAGTTATCATTTTCTGTTACATGTCAATATATCTCTACGTTCGCAAGCACATCACTGAAATGAAAGCGAAACGAAAGAGCCAGGTGATATCACTGCAGAGTATAAGCATAGAAGAAAACAATGCAGCACCACAAAATAGACGGCAAAGATCTCCAACTAAAAGCAATATCAACGGGACACCTTCTCTGAGACAGGTCAAAATCACCAAGAACTTATGTTATGTTGTGATCATATTCTTTGTTTGTGTGGTCCCGTACTCTGTGCTGCTCCTCTTTCGTGTTCGCCACCTAGCAGTAGCATATTTTGCTGTAGTATTTACTCTGTCAAGTAACATCAATCCGATTCTGTACTCTGCCAAGCATCCTGATTTCAGGTCGGTCTTCGTCGCAATGCTGCATTGCAAATACCTTgatgttgttagcccatctggGTGTCTCAGAACGCTAATTGAAAGGACAGAGGCAACACCAAACAATAAAAGCTCGTCAGAATCATAG
- the LOC129254845 gene encoding DNA repair and recombination protein RAD54B-like, which yields MGSISEEDWTTGKCFHSGSSTISNVSASVTVHPSKVPKPSKPFANPQKTGNGSSAALQIKIAQPRVSKPLYDPTHPDALVMPRPPSSHQWQNNQRNESVIDVVVDPHLASKLRPHQRQGVLFLYECIMGLRQYQGNGAILADEMGLGKTLQCITLIWTLFKQGPYGGKPIIKRVLIVTPGSLVKNWCREFRKWLGSERISVFPVSSEKKVEEFKKSPLFPVMVISYEMMVRYADDIRGITFDLVVCDEGHRLKNSTIKTASLLSSLAVRRRILLTGTPIQNDLQEFYSIVEFCNPGVLGTSGSFHRVYEEPILRSNQPSATKDEKKLGAARATELSRLTSLFVLRRTQEINNKYLPPKVETVVFCQPSSLQLQLYHHLLRSPLIRSCLSRGYTASAGSPHLVCIGALKKLCNDPSLLYQASKKAENDGGEMRGDNWLLDDDEEESLYKGLLPIYPAEYSEGTPLLAHCGKLSVLSDMLRAMHADPTRRERLVLVSNYTQTLDILQALCNLEGYQFCRLDGSTPTAKRQSIVEHFNSSYAKETIFLLSSKAGGVGLNLVGASRLLLYDIDWNPANDLQAMARVWRDGQKKTVHIYRLITAGTIEEKIYQRQISKQSLSGAVVDAKGQGGSVKFSLEDLRDLFTLHEGSSCITHDMLGCDCSNPNEPSSSVKVAGDVQKERQRPCQLGRPQPVASKKNLSMGDLNEWQHFPAPLPQDFQDEYLLEAKDKITFVFQNETNMVPVT from the exons ATGGGAAGTATATCAGAAGAAGACTGGACCACAGGGAAGTGTTTCCATTCAGGTTCATCCACCATTTCCAATGTCTCTGCATCTGTAACAGTTCATCCTTCCAAGGTTCCGAAACCTTCCAAACCTTTTGCCAACCCACAGAAGACAGGGAATGGCAGTTCTGCTGCTCTGCAAATAAAA ATTGCTCAACCAAGAGTATCAAAGCCCCTCTATGATCCCACTCACCCTGATGCATTGGTTATGCCCCGCCCACCTTCATCACATCAATGGCAAAACAACCAGCGAAACGAGTCTGTCATTGATGTGGTGGTCGATCCTCATCTTGCTTCAAAACTCAGACCTCATCAACGACAAGGGGTCCTCTTCCTGTATGAGTGCATTATGGGATTAAGGCAGTATCAGGGCAATGGGGCTATTCTGGC TGACGAAATGGGTCTTGGGAAGACACTGCAATGCATTACTCTTATATG GACTTTATTCAAGCAAGGTCCATATGGAGGGAAACCAATTATTAAGAGGGTTTTGATAGTTACACCAGGAAGTCTCGTCAAG aacTGGTGCCGGGAGTTCAGGAAGTGGCTTGGCTCAGAGAGAATATCAGTTTTCCCTGTTAGTAGTGAGAAGAAAGTGGAG GAGTTCAAGAAGAGTCCTTTGTTCCCAGTGATGGTGATCAGCTATGAGATGATGGTACGTTACGCTGATGACATCAGAGGTATAACCTTTGACCTGGTCGTGTGTGATGAAGGGCACAGGCTGAAAAACAGTACTATCAAGACTGCATCA CTCCTATCCAGTCTTGCAGTCAGGAGAAGAATCTTATTAACAGGCACTCCTATACAG AATGATTTACAAGAGTTCTATTCCATTGTAGAATTTTGCAATCCAGGAGTCTTGG GTACAAGTGGATCATTTCATCGTGTGTATGAGGAACCTATCTTGAGATCCAATCAACCCAGTGCCACTAAAGATGAGAAGAAACTAGGAGCTGCTAGAGCTACTGAG cTTTCAAGGTTGACTAGTCTTTTTGTACTAAGGCGTACACAGGAGATTAACAACAAATACCTCCCACCAAAAG TTGAGACCGTGGTATTCTGTCAGCCATCTTCCCTCCAGCTCCAACTCTATCATCATCTTCTACGTTCACCCCTCATCCGGTCCTGTCTATCTAGGGGGTACACTGCATCAGCTGGCTCCCCTCATCTAGTCTGTATAGGAGCACTCAAGAAACTCTGCAATGATCCCAGTCTGCTCTACCAGGCCAGTAAGAAGGCTGAAAATGATGGAGGGGAGATGAGAGGAGATAACTGGTTGctagatgatgatgaggaggag TCTCTTTACAAGGGTCTACTGCCCATCTACCCAGCCGAATACTCAGAAGGCACTCCATTGCTAGCCCATTGTGGAAAGCTGAGTGTACTATCTGATATGCTTAGAGCTATGCATGCTGATCCAACCAGGAGGGAAAGACTTGTTCTTGTTTCAAATTACACTCAG ACACTTGATATACTCCAAGCATTGTGTAATCTTGAGGGTTATCAGTTCTGCAGGTTGGATGGTTCTACACCAACTGCTAAACGACAATCAATAGTAGAGCACTTCAACAGCAGCTATGCCAAAGAAA CTATCTTCCTGCTAAGCTCTAAAGCTGGAGGAGTTGGTCTGAACCTGGTCGGTGCTTCTAGGCTTCTTCTGTATGACATTGACTGGAATCCTGCAAATGATCTTCAG GCGATGGCTAGGGTTTGGCGAGATGGGCAAAAGAAGACTGTTCACATCTATCGACTGATTACAGCT GGTACTATTGAAGAAAAGATCTATCAACGTCAGATTAGCAAGCAGAGTCTTAGTGGAGCTGTGGTAGATGCTAAAGGACAAGGAGGCTCTGTCAAGTTCTCCCTTGAAGACCTCAGA GACCTGTTCACACTGCATGAAGGTAGCTCATGCATTACACATGACATGTTGGGCTGTGACTGTTCCAATCCTAATGAACCTTCCTCAAGTGTGAAAGTAGCTGGAGATGTTCAGAAAGAGCGACAAAGACCCTGCCAGCTTGGAAGACCACAGCCAGTAGCATCGAAG AAAAACTTGTCAATGGGTGACTTGAATGAATGGCAACACTTTCCTGCGCCACTCCCGCAAGATTTTCag gATGAATACCTGTTGGAAGCCAAGGATAAGATCACGTTTGTCTTCCAAAATGAGACCAACATGGTTCCGGTAACATGA